taaatatttttttaacattcttaatcattaagaaaaaattaaaaaaaataattttattaatacccacttccttaatcattaagtaagataaaatattaaaaaaatcaactaaaaaaagaataataaatagattgtAATGGAGTAGTAagtctatcatttttctatatttatattgGTACAACGCACGAATGCTTATATAGGTTTGTCAAACATATTCAAATAGTCTTTTCAACAGAATCGTACCCACAAGATGATTTGGTGTGTCTCGCCCACTGCTAGCGATCAGTACAGCACATAATTGACTACTTTCAAAGATGATTAAATAAGGAGAAGGAAAACGTAGAAAAGATCAAGTTGGATCGATATGTCGTACGCACTTAGTCGTCGTTTACCTTAGTACGTACCATACCAGCTACACAATATTGTTggatttcaattatatatatccGATGGTTCGAATTGAATTCACATACAGTGACTCGACTCCATGATTTGATCGTAAAACATATACAGAACTACTTGATCATGAGTTTCATGGCAATCATATAGACCACGTTCATGCGTGCAAAAACATTGATTCATATATATGAAGTACTTTCGTTTCCACATCACTGCATTCATGCAGATAGCAGAAGTTGAAAGGCTTCAGCAAGCAAACATGAATATTTCTGGATCAGAACTCAATGCAATCCAGGCATTATCTCGCAATTTCTTTAGCCCCATTATTGCCGAGGGTAGCAGCACCTATTCGCAGCCCGACCAGAAGATACTCCGTCTTGGGTACGTACGCACGCATGCATGTATATTATAACTACTTCAACTgcttaattctttttattattgccgccatcttttatatatgtttatccCTACCCAGCTAGCTTATAAATTATTAGTACtgcttctaaataaatcctagcTAGCTCCCCGTTTGAAATATAAATGATCATCATATTCCCTTTAACATGCATCCATGGAACAAATTAAGTTTGCATTAATCTACCCAATTTTAACCATAAATTCTTGTTGCATGGTAACCAAATGACCaattctacatatatatatataatagaaaagtCAAGGATGTATATATacgtgcgcgcgcgcgcgcttaTGGTTTTAGTTTGACGTTCTCGTTCATGTGTTTATCCAGGTAAACTGCTGGAAGGCAAATATGCAATTGGGATGATCTTAATATAATGCCTAAATAAAGATATCATTGTCAGCTGTCCGATTAATGGTGTTTTTGTacttctttaatatatatattgggcTGCAAGGCCATCTTGAAGTGGCACTTTTCTCTAGCTTGCAATATTGTTAATGGGTACCATATGAGTTGGTAAAATGCCAACGTCGTATCTACTGTTGAAAACCATATCAATTATGTATTACGTACTTTTGCGTAATGCTTGTCAACATGTTAAGGCAAAggcaatatttataattaatatgaatTGAGTAGACGCCCAAATGTAAATGGTGATGGAGATTGACGGTTCAATTCAAACAGCAAGAAGGTACTTCTGGGCCACTAAAACGACCCAGTCTCCCAACTCAACTGAAAACGACAGATAACCAAACTAAAGCTGCCCATATTCAACTGACGATGGTTGCAGTGAATGTcgtcatctttttctttttcttttttggatatCAGAAGAACCAGTGAATTATCGTCCCTGGATGGAGCTATTGAAGCTCAAAATGGTTGCTTGGAAGCCTTCTGTGGTTGCATAATTGCATTTTCAGCTCAAAGTTTGAGAATGGTATAGGTATTCATAATCAAGCTGCAAAACTTTAATTGAAAATCAGGAGTGTCTCATGGCATAGGCCTCCACCAAAGTCTACTCTAGATATGCAAAGGGCAGAGAAGGAAAAATTATACTTCTCATTCTTACACCACAcaccaacttttattttttatcttttccctTAACATATTTGTGGTAAGGATGATGAGTATAGGAAACTCATGTTGATTTCTCTTCACATTTCCGGGGCCCAGGTAGAAAAGTGGTTCGAAGGCAAGCTATTTACACCGGACACTAAGGCCAGACGTTCAACTAGTTAGCTAGGTTGAAAAGTCGATAAAAcgtctgtgtatatatatatatatagtagttgtaCGCTAAGCGGGAATTATAAGCCTTTACATAGGGTATTTAATGTTTTGTCAAGCATTCTCGCAAGCAGTTTCTGTAGAAACTCCACACAAAAGGGAAAAATGATAATTGATAAATAATCTGTTACTGCACAGCAGACATGGCTTCATAAACTTTAACTCATAGAATGGCACACCGATTTTCACTGCGCTTACGAAGCTCCTCCTCTGCTTTTTCTAAATGCTCTCTGAGCCTACGAATTTCATCATTAGATTTCATCTGAGCTAAATGTGCTTGTTCTTCAGATTTCAGTCGTGCAGCTTGCTCTTCTGCCAATTGTTGTTCGAGCCTAGTAGTTGTCTCCCTCAGCTTCAACTCAACCTACAGAACAAAATACATGACAGCATAAATAACCATACTTAAAGtccaatttttgttttttgtttctttttttttttttttttttttttaatggcagAGAAAAAGATTCAGACCTGAAAACAACACACCTACCACCCCGCCCTAATTAACTTTATACTTCCTAAAACAAGGACCCGCAGCATAAGCTGTGCCTTTTGCTAAattggagaaagaaaaggaCATAAGGCTTCTCTACAACACTTCCAAACCTTTCAACTGATGCACTAGTAATCTCTTAAAGATAAATGTCATAACATCATGACCAAATAATGAGCATTCAGTTCCAAAGTGTTGCTTGAGTGCAAAGAGAATGCTATTAAGTTCAAAGAATTGATCCTTAAGATTATCATCCATCTCTCACCAAAAATCATAGAGATGGTAAAAGCCCTGGGGTAACCTTGTTATATTGGTTTACAAACTGTCGCCCTAAGAGATTCTAGGGATAGGGTTAACTCATAGACAAATGGTTTCAATCCATGTCCTGTTTCAGCAGATAAACCCTAGTCTAAAAGGTGTATTGCCATAATCTGTAAAAGGACGACAAAACTTTCAGTCACTGATAAGTGATAAGGATGTGCCCAGTTTCTCAGGACGCACATATGCACAAAGGTCACCTAGTAGAGgcaaggtacaagcataaagCAAGGGGTGGGCCTGAACAACATCACATGTTTTGATTAAAGGATTGATAAGTCCAAGGTAAGCCAGTGATGAGTTTACCTATTGCTTTGTTGTACAcctcatgcatgcatataaatCATGAAAAAGAATCTAACCAAAAGTCACAAATACGTTGTTATCTCTATGAGAGGCCTCATATTAATTTACAGAGTTGTTGAAATTGGACCCCATCAGGTAAAAATGGagaaagttttttctttttacacaaGTAAAAATTGGAAGAGAGAAAATTATGTTAACTTGAGCGGCTTCAAACTAGTGTCTGATGCgcagataaaataatgatatgcAAATCTGCATATCTGAGCCAAGAAGTTCTAATGTATGTTTTGCTGAAGGTAAGATGGGGGATATAAAATCTTGCTTTAACTGGGAGTGGTCTCCTTCAACAATCATGGATCAAGAGTGAAGCAGCACTCCTTCCCAGATTCATTGCACAATTATGAAACATTGATTGTTACGTCATATGTACAGGGAGGTGCAAACATAGAAGCAGTTGGCAAAAAAGATGTATAAGAACTGTTAAAGATACCATCTCAGTAATTCGCTTGAGCTGCTGCTCATATGAAAACTCTATCTGATCTTTGAACTCGGATATTTCTTGTTTAGAGTAACCTTTCAGGGAATCGACCTGCTCTTGTTGACTGCGGAGTTTGATTGCACCCTCCtgtcaaatgaaaaaaattcattATCATAACACTTTCATAGAAATATTGACATGAGTtccaagaaaaaaggaaaaaaataacctTCAGTTCAGCAAATAACTCATCTGTGTATGGTTGACCACCATTCCGTGCTATGACCAGGTTTACAAGGGAAAGAAGCTGCTGAAGTTGTTCAACCCTCTTGCTTTCATCCTTAGTCTTGTTATCAAAAAGTACAAGCCGATTTTTACACAAGACAATGACTTCCTAtaccaaaattaaaatcaattagaAAAATTGCGGGCCTACTCATTCAATGTTGTAGATGATCAAGCAGTAAAGACCATGCCAACCTTCTGATGAAAAGAATCTGCTAATGTAAAATTTGTAAGTTTGTTATTAacatagtataatttttttttttttcccctaaaaaATCCATGCCAACCTCactaatttttaacttttctctCCGCATGTTCTCTTCCTCTTAAGAGAGCCTCTGTCAAGCACAAACACGCATGTCTAGAGTCTACTGCACTTTACAAAACGAAAATATATCTTTACAACTCTTCGCATTCAACCTAGAAATAAATGCAGATAATCTTACTTTATAAAAAATCCACTTTTAATAAGCTTGAACCCTCAAGAGTCTGCAATTCTCAAGAATCAAAATTCCCCAAGAAAAAAAGCCGAGAGTATTGACAATGTCATCAGATCAAAAGCAGTGAAACCAAAGGTTACGAAGTAGTGCATATTATctccatgattttctttctttagctagaatgtaattaggtgtttctttGGTATAATTCCGGTGTACACGGGCTATGCCTACTTCATTCgtatgaataaaattctcttattacttataaaaaaaaaaaaaaaggccttactaaaaattaagaaaagaaaaaaaaaagtaacctTTAAAGGCTCTGGGCACTCGCGACCCAAATAATCATCCAAAGTTTCTTCATTATCTTCAAGCTCATCCCCCCCAGTGAAGACTACAATCATGTAGTCAACAATTCTGCTACCAAACAATGTCTGCAAGCTACAAATTGCAGCTTCCTCTTCTTGTGAAAAGCGGGTCCTAACTGAAAAAACTATAAGAACTGCATGGATCCCATCCTTCGCCAAGTCAATGCATTTCACAATTTCTTTGCCAACAAATTCAGATCCAGcagaaaaatcaaataaaccTGCAATGACCTATAAGTTAGTCCTTGTGTACCCAAAATATACCAAATCGTATGGATAGCAATAGCTTGGGTAATTTCTTAAATACAGCTAGATCATAGATCGGGTATGACTATACCAGGAGTGTCAATGACATTTATAATCTGTCCATCCCTCAGTACAGTTCTCTGCATTTCACAAGTGCTTGTAACACCAGCAGAGCTCGCCTTCGACTTGAAGGCCTTTCTTCCAACAATGCTGTTCCCAGTTGCACTTTTTCCATTCCCAGTACGTCCAACTAAAACCACAGTACGGACCCCATTGGATGGAGAAGTAAGCTCCCAGTCATCATCTATCATACTTCCACCCATTATAAAAATCAGACTACCTGCATCtgaacaaatatttatataattccaTTCAGTGATTTCTCTAATATGAGAAACACAAGCATATCATAAAAGAAATCAGTTGcatcaatatcattttttatacaaGTAGTTGAatcaatatctttttttttttttttttttgataggcgAGGTAGTTGGATCAATATCTATAAAGTTCAACAAGAAAAAGAACTGAGAAATATATTTGCAGTCTAAAATCTGTAATTGATTATCTATTAGTTCAACTATTGAGGTTTGTTTAAGCTTTCTAGCATCTTCAACGCATATTGATTTCCACAAAAAGTCAATGACTTTTGATTACTGTTGACGGATACCATAGACATTGCCTTTGTAATGCATTATCTATTTGTTCAAATAATGAGGTTTGCAATGTAAAGGCTACTCAATAATTTGACTCAATCATAGATTATATCTTTAGTTGAAATACAAcgagttatttatttttaaacccAATGAGTTAATGCCTTCTATGCTTAAGTCTCCATTTTCTAGCATCTTCAACCATACTGATATCTGAAAAAGTCAAAATAACTTGTGATTGCCGTTCATAGATACCACCATAGAAAGTGGCAATGTATTAAAGTAAACAAGTAGATGTTAATGATACAATATCAATCAGACCCATGTTCAGCATGTAAACTTGAAAGCAACGCATCAAGATTTCAATGACCAGACACGTGTGAATATAATGAAACTAAAATTTAAGAACCAACATCAAATATAAATAAGCAAAATAAtacattttaataatttggaGAATAAGTCCGTCAACGGCATAAACCCAAATTGAACTTCAAAAGACTAACAAATATAGCTAGATACGTATTAATAATTAGCATTCAACATTTACAGACACCATAATTAAACTAAACACCATAATTAAACTAAGGAACTTAATAATTAGCATTCAACATTTACAGACACCATAATTAAACTAAGGAACATGATTTTTCAGTGGTAAGCtaaataaaccaaaaatataGGAATCTTCAATCAGATCAACCTACACAACCAAAATCTCCCGCATGCAAAAGTCCGTAGCCCTATGTTTGGTTGCcgagaaaacaaagaagaaaataacaataaaaaaagggAATAAACCAAAAATCCGAGATTCGAAACTTCGATTCTTCGTTCTTCCTGATTTTATCTCCAGAACCAGAATTAGAatctttattataaatattaaaaataaaatcttgagCACAAAATTACTTACCCAAGAATGGAAAGCCAGAGGACTTGAAGCTaacaagagaaagagagagggagtttAGAAGAGCTCGTATAGAACGAACAACTATTGTTGTGGGGGATGAAGTTGAGGAGTAGACATCTAAGGAGGGAGAAGAAACTTCTTGGATAGGACAGAGTCACAGCAGAGAGGGATTTTCATTTGGATGAGTTCGCTGCGGTGACTTCGACGTTCTGTACTCAAAATGGGCCGTCGATATTTATGGTATCAGCACTGTTAAATTTTATGTACTTAGCAATTACAATtgcttaattatttattataaagaaaagaaaaatgatatttacagtcgtagtTGTGTAAATGATATACagtcgtttaaaaaaaaataaattaatatggaatccatataaaaaaaaaattaactttttaatcgtggactccacttttttcaaagcgattgcacaGCGTTTGTAATTCcacaactgtatataacattgctCTAAGGAAAAAGCCATTTTGCCGCTTGGGGTTGACCGCCCGGATTGACTGTTGGGCaaaattttgctttttttacttaatagttaaaaaagtgattttaagtgtattaatatatatattttttacttaatgattaagaaagtgattaaaaaaatatgaaatgaaaaaaaaaatattggacaGTATGTCCAGCGGTATGTTTGAGACGGCATAGTAGTCTGACCTTTATGATAAatgatctatatatttttaaaatacgcTAATTTTGTGcgtttttaaaaaagaaatggataaATTGATGACTTCTACGAAAAAATTTGCATTTTAAATgatggattttatttttaatttataaatcaattataagaaatttagacacctcaaaattatatttatttcttaataattaattaaataagataaaatgtataatttattattataattttcaaataatcagaacgaataattctatttttaagtATGTGTGTTAAATACATCTAGTAACGTTTTCATTTGTGATCTTGGTATAATGTTTAAATTAATCTTAATACTAGTTTTAATATTTGAGTTGggattttatgattatttgtaaTCCCACATGTTATGGTTGTAATCACGATTTTCTTCTATTATAAGTgagacttataaataaaattgaagtacagtctttttcttttgaaaaaacgCATATAGTAACGTTTTTatgttatatgatttaattggaaatataaattttaaaatttaaatatttcaaatcaaaatttattatttaagtgaTATACTAGAATATTATACTTATTGCTGTGATTGTCttatatttatgatttatgtaaaagaaatatttgaaaCACTAAATATTCTTTTgtctatttattaattttataaacaatattaataataaacttgAAAATTAGTTAGCAATATCAagaaataataagatgaaagataaattctatttatagtcTTCATTTAGGGGTTATATGTAcatgttatttattaaataaaaaatataattttaaggtggatatttttataatttaaaaaaaattaaaaataaaattacctaaatttatattataatttttaaataaaaattatacgtAGTATTATTCAAGAtgaaaacaaagagagagaacattATGAGGATGGGCTTTGCAGCTGTTATGCAATCTTGAAAGCAAAGGGAGAGAACATTATGAGGATGGGCTTTGTAGCTGTTACGCTTTTGCAGGTGAATGAGCCCAAGCCTGGTTCACGCAAGGGCCTTTCGCCATTAGTTCTCTACCAAAATTGAATTTTCTAGAGAAAGAGAACGAAACTTGCAGAACAAGGAGGAAGAGAGAACGAGAAAAACAGAGAGATTTTGCACCCAAATCGATGAAAGACCCCTCCGTAAGGAGCAAGGTGGTGATTCGGCACCTGCCACCGTCTCTCACTCAGCCCGATCTTTGCATTCTGATTGACGAGAAATTCTCCGGCCGATACAACTGGTTTTCTTTCCGCCCCGGCAAAAACAGGTAAAGTTTGGGCCCGTTTCCTTTTTTACTTGCGTTTTATTCACTTACTATAATTCTTGCTATTTATGTCGTAGATATAAGGAAAATTTTCTGATGTACGTTAGAGTTGAATCTTAATTAGTGAATGTATGTATAATGTATTCGGCATCTTCTGGATAGGGATTTTGAAACGTTTCTTTCTGAATTCTATAATCGTAAATTGCATTGGTTTCTCGCTTTCAGAGCAAGAAAGACACTTCTATAATGTTGACCAATCAAACAAGCTCAAATTTATACGTAGTTAAAGTCCTTTTGGGGTAAATCATACTTAGGTCTTTATcctcatatatttataaaaaaaaaaagaaaaaaaaggtctTTATCCTCATACTTTATTGCCACTTAACCTTTTTATATGTTCAACTGAAAATCCCGCCGAGGATCTTCCTAGTGCAGATATAATTGTTTTGCATTGAAGAACGTGCGCATGCATGCTAGGAAAGTTGTGTTCTTTCCCTGCTTGCTTGCTGATAGAACatcaagaacaaaaaaggagccTGATTGtcgaatattaaaaaaaaaaaattcagtgaCTTGGGAAAATAAACTAACCGCTTTTCTCACATGTGTAATTTCTTAAACATCAAATGGGAcgtagtttttttattattattttttattatttttatttccttctgTTTTCAATGCAGCAAAACATTGACTAATGAGTTTTCTAACTTGAAGagatttttcttaaactaatttgcAGCCAAAAGCATCAGAGATATTCTCGAGCCTACATAGACTTCAAGAAGCCTGGAGATGTTTTCGAGTTTGCCCAGTCTTTTGATGGACACGTGTTTGTTAATGAGAAGGGTAACAAATTATGACATAACCTTTTCTCTACTTTGCCAAGTTTACAAGCAGCTGCAGTTTTATGTCTAGTGGATTGCTTCAACAAATCTCGTTCGTACGTGAAAAGAATGGTTAAATGAATAGATTAAATGTGAATAAGCTTTGGTTTGTCTGGCT
This is a stretch of genomic DNA from Carya illinoinensis cultivar Pawnee chromosome 3, C.illinoinensisPawnee_v1, whole genome shotgun sequence. It encodes these proteins:
- the LOC122302391 gene encoding immune-associated nucleotide-binding protein 9-like; the protein is MGGSMIDDDWELTSPSNGVRTVVLVGRTGNGKSATGNSIVGRKAFKSKASSAGVTSTCEMQRTVLRDGQIINVIDTPGLFDFSAGSEFVGKEIVKCIDLAKDGIHAVLIVFSVRTRFSQEEEAAICSLQTLFGSRIVDYMIVVFTGGDELEDNEETLDDYLGRECPEPLKEVIVLCKNRLVLFDNKTKDESKRVEQLQQLLSLVNLVIARNGGQPYTDELFAELKEGAIKLRSQQEQVDSLKGYSKQEISEFKDQIEFSYEQQLKRITEMVELKLRETTTRLEQQLAEEQAARLKSEEQAHLAQMKSNDEIRRLREHLEKAEEELRKRSENRCAIL